A window of the Microbacterium sp. LWH13-1.2 genome harbors these coding sequences:
- a CDS encoding 3-hydroxyacyl-CoA dehydrogenase, which translates to MKNITVLGTGVLGSQIAFQTAFHGFDVVAYDIDQAALDRAAERFEALAARYVADGVENAADGGAQASIGRIRLTSDLADAAANAELVIEAVPENLELKQGIYRTLADAAPATTIFATNSSTLLPSALSESTGRPDRFLALHFANEIWSHNTAEVMGTPDTDPAVYETVVEFAAQIGMVPIQIKKEKAGYLLNSLLVPFLEAGAELLVDGIAEPQAIDATWRIGTGAPAGPFEIYDIVGLTTAYNISRMGGEKQQRFADLLKEQYIDKGKLGVATGEGFYTYPRES; encoded by the coding sequence ATGAAGAACATCACCGTTCTCGGCACCGGCGTCCTCGGATCGCAGATCGCGTTCCAGACCGCCTTCCACGGATTCGACGTCGTCGCGTATGACATCGATCAGGCTGCGCTCGACCGCGCGGCCGAGCGCTTCGAAGCGCTCGCGGCGCGCTACGTCGCAGACGGCGTCGAGAACGCGGCTGACGGTGGCGCGCAGGCGTCCATCGGTCGCATCCGCCTCACCTCCGACCTCGCGGATGCCGCTGCCAACGCCGAACTCGTGATCGAGGCCGTCCCGGAGAACCTGGAGCTGAAGCAGGGCATCTACCGCACGCTCGCAGACGCGGCTCCCGCAACGACGATCTTCGCGACGAACTCCTCGACTCTCCTGCCCAGCGCTCTGTCGGAGTCCACCGGACGCCCCGATCGCTTCCTCGCACTGCACTTCGCGAACGAGATCTGGTCGCACAACACCGCCGAGGTGATGGGCACGCCCGACACCGACCCCGCCGTCTATGAGACGGTCGTGGAGTTCGCCGCGCAGATCGGCATGGTCCCCATCCAGATCAAGAAGGAGAAGGCAGGGTACCTGCTGAACTCCCTCCTCGTGCCGTTCCTCGAAGCGGGAGCCGAACTCCTCGTCGACGGGATCGCAGAGCCCCAGGCGATCGACGCGACCTGGCGCATCGGCACCGGTGCTCCCGCGGGCCCGTTCGAGATCTACGACATCGTGGGTCTGACCACGGCGTACAACATCTCGCGCATGGGTGGCGAGAAGCAGCAGCGCTTCGCCGACCTGCTCAAGGAGCAGTACATCGACAAGGGCAAGCTCGGCGTCGCCACCGGAGAAGGCTTCTACACCTACCCTCGCGAGAGCTGA